A genomic stretch from Telmatocola sphagniphila includes:
- a CDS encoding serine/threonine protein kinase, giving the protein MAEQSPRTIRLPKMSRDVFLEHLKLSGLLDGKDFDTVIGGLSNAPRGRVLARELVEKGYLTRFQAELLLAGRTHGFILGQYRILEEIGRGGMGRVFKAEHQTMSRVVALKILDPKLTKTDRARLLFQREVKAAAKLNHPNIVTAFDANQIADRCYLVMEYVDGPNLSDFVKKHGPLPVTQAADFIRQAALGLQFAHDLGMVHRDIKPANLLVQKNTSKSAANSFTVKILDFGLARLSTSDDGTIDNSETILTNKQSVMGTPDYLAPEQARNIHSVDARSDLYSLGCTFYFLVTGQVPFVGGTAFEKLVRHTTEIPRTAQQVNPSVPDVISEIIERLMAKDPDDRFQSGAELAAVLSMLGQPEQGSWIDVKPLAQESEISLGSSNFLPRPTEIEIPSDIDELWASLEDDPSNASTNTLTGDQSKTTVNNTDTIRKLKHADHLNWILTGVILIVLILAVLGIRALTHQFDNG; this is encoded by the coding sequence ATGGCGGAGCAATCTCCGAGAACGATTCGGCTGCCGAAGATGAGTCGGGATGTATTCCTGGAACATCTGAAGCTGAGCGGCCTATTGGACGGCAAGGACTTTGATACCGTCATCGGTGGGTTATCGAATGCTCCTCGGGGCCGGGTTCTGGCGCGCGAGCTCGTGGAAAAAGGCTACCTCACCCGCTTCCAGGCCGAACTTCTGCTGGCCGGTCGAACCCACGGTTTCATCCTCGGACAATACCGCATTCTCGAAGAGATTGGTCGGGGAGGCATGGGCCGGGTCTTCAAAGCCGAACACCAGACCATGAGCCGAGTGGTCGCTCTTAAGATTCTCGATCCCAAGCTGACCAAAACGGACCGGGCTCGCCTGCTGTTTCAACGCGAAGTCAAAGCGGCGGCGAAACTCAATCACCCCAACATAGTCACCGCCTTCGACGCCAATCAGATAGCCGATCGCTGCTATCTCGTGATGGAGTACGTCGATGGCCCGAACCTCAGCGACTTTGTCAAAAAACATGGTCCGCTCCCCGTGACCCAGGCGGCCGATTTCATTCGGCAAGCTGCTCTGGGACTGCAGTTCGCCCACGATCTGGGTATGGTACACCGGGATATCAAGCCCGCTAACCTGCTCGTCCAGAAGAACACCAGTAAGTCCGCTGCAAACAGTTTTACAGTCAAGATTCTCGATTTCGGTTTGGCTCGGTTGTCGACCTCCGACGATGGAACGATCGATAATTCCGAAACCATTCTGACCAATAAACAGTCGGTCATGGGCACGCCGGATTATCTGGCACCGGAACAGGCTCGAAATATCCATTCCGTCGATGCCCGCTCCGACCTCTATAGTCTGGGCTGTACCTTCTATTTCCTAGTTACTGGTCAGGTCCCCTTTGTCGGCGGTACTGCGTTCGAAAAACTGGTTCGCCACACCACGGAAATACCTCGCACCGCCCAACAGGTAAACCCCAGCGTTCCCGATGTGATTTCCGAAATCATCGAACGTTTGATGGCCAAAGATCCCGACGATCGCTTCCAATCGGGGGCGGAACTGGCCGCCGTGCTCTCTATGCTGGGACAGCCGGAACAGGGAAGTTGGATTGACGTGAAGCCACTGGCGCAGGAGTCGGAAATTTCCCTCGGCAGCAGCAACTTCCTGCCTCGACCCACCGAAATCGAGATCCCCAGTGATATCGATGAACTCTGGGCGAGCCTCGAAGACGATCCCAGCAACGCCAGCACCAACACTTTAACGGGCGATCAGAGCAAAACGACGGTAAATAATACCGATACGATTCGTAAACTGAAGCACGCCGATCACTTGAACTGGATACTTACCGGCGTGATTCTTATCGTTCTGATTCTCGCCGTCCTTGGCATCCGGGCGCTCACTCACCAGTTCGATAACGGCTGA
- a CDS encoding ABC transporter permease produces MRQSALMHLTRARLLEFFREPAAVFWVYGFPLGLALILGIAFQDRPVEKLNVDVITTAENESARTKLSETLKVDTRLVLNTYSLDESRKRLMSGKTDLILEPLAATEKPNFKVWEERNRPESVLTRSVVESILNKSKLGENAVQIEDVQLQEVGRRYIDFLIPGLIGMNLMGGGLFGVGFVIVDMRVRKLLKRFLATPMRKTDFTASVMASRLLFTIPEVSVLFGFSYLFFGVVCKGSLLDLFIVMLFGGVAFTGLGLLIASRAKTIETVSGLMNAILIPQWAVSGVFFSAERFPEAFQPFIQPLPLTALNNALRTIMNEGKGVLDCLPQLGILTAWGLVSFFIALRIFRWR; encoded by the coding sequence ATGCGGCAATCCGCACTCATGCATCTCACGAGAGCGCGACTGCTCGAGTTCTTTCGAGAGCCCGCGGCAGTCTTCTGGGTCTACGGCTTCCCCCTGGGTTTAGCTCTTATTCTCGGGATTGCTTTTCAAGATCGGCCCGTCGAGAAATTGAATGTCGATGTGATTACGACGGCGGAGAACGAATCGGCCCGCACCAAACTCTCGGAAACATTGAAAGTCGATACCCGTCTGGTCCTGAACACCTATTCGTTGGATGAATCCCGTAAACGGCTGATGAGTGGGAAGACCGATCTGATCCTCGAACCCCTCGCCGCTACAGAAAAGCCCAATTTCAAAGTCTGGGAAGAGCGAAACCGGCCGGAAAGCGTTCTGACCCGAAGTGTTGTCGAAAGCATTCTGAACAAATCCAAGCTCGGTGAAAACGCGGTTCAGATTGAAGACGTCCAACTTCAGGAAGTCGGCCGAAGATATATAGATTTTTTAATACCCGGTCTCATCGGCATGAACCTTATGGGCGGCGGGTTGTTCGGAGTCGGCTTCGTCATCGTGGATATGCGCGTCCGGAAACTGCTGAAGCGATTCCTGGCCACACCGATGCGGAAAACCGACTTCACGGCCAGTGTGATGGCCAGCCGATTGCTTTTCACGATACCCGAAGTGAGTGTTCTATTTGGATTTTCCTATCTGTTTTTCGGCGTGGTATGTAAAGGCTCGTTGCTCGATCTCTTTATCGTCATGCTCTTTGGCGGAGTGGCCTTTACGGGCCTGGGTCTGCTAATCGCCAGCCGAGCGAAGACTATCGAAACCGTCTCGGGATTGATGAATGCAATTCTGATTCCCCAATGGGCCGTTTCCGGAGTTTTCTTCTCAGCCGAGCGATTTCCCGAGGCTTTTCAGCCGTTTATTCAACCTCTGCCACTGACGGCACTAAACAACGCTTTGCGAACTATTATGAACGAAGGCAAAGGGGTTCTGGACTGTTTGCCGCAATTGGGAATTCTGACGGCCTGGGGTCTGGTTTCGTTCTTCATCGCCCTCCGAATATTCCGCTGGCGTTAA
- a CDS encoding gamma-glutamylcyclotransferase family protein, with protein MRQLLFVYGTLKRGLQNQHFLDEQKFVAEVKTLPHYRIYHFGWHPGMIEVSAQGLAVRGEIYEVDEQALSKMDEYEEVPTFFIRKPVLILGFENVDAYYFNREIPAGTPFSDHWPFEIPKS; from the coding sequence ATGAGACAATTACTTTTCGTTTATGGCACGTTGAAGCGTGGCTTGCAGAATCAGCATTTTCTTGACGAACAGAAATTTGTCGCGGAAGTTAAAACGCTGCCGCACTACCGCATCTACCACTTCGGCTGGCATCCGGGCATGATTGAAGTTTCTGCACAAGGGCTTGCCGTCCGCGGGGAGATCTATGAAGTGGATGAGCAGGCATTGAGCAAGATGGACGAATATGAGGAAGTGCCCACTTTCTTTATCCGCAAGCCGGTTCTGATTCTCGGTTTCGAAAATGTGGATGCCTACTATTTTAATCGAGAAATCCCGGCCGGTACGCCATTCTCCGACCATTGGCCCTTTGAGATTCCAAAGTCTTGA
- a CDS encoding 2-deoxy-5-keto-D-gluconate 6-phosphate aldolase domain-containing protein: protein MQRGYDKPLYILPFDHRATFTKNLFGWEEPLSPEKIEKIAQAKRVIFDGFRLAVAEGVPKDRAGILVDEEFGAGILKDAAREGYLTACPAEQSGHDEFDFEYGDDFARHIEAINPTFCKVLVRYNPGSDTGLNQRQINRLKTLSEYLHSTNRWFMFELLVPATPEQLRKTDNNSKKYDLQLRPQLMVQAIEELQKGGVEPDVWKIEGLDKQEDCQKIVAVARREGRSRVGCIVLGRGENDQHVADWLRIAASVNGFIGFAVGRTTFWDPLKNFLNNQIQRTQAVEQIGNAYKGWVDLFETAR from the coding sequence ATGCAGCGAGGTTACGACAAGCCCCTTTACATCCTGCCTTTCGACCATCGGGCCACGTTCACTAAAAATTTGTTTGGCTGGGAAGAGCCGCTAAGCCCCGAGAAGATTGAAAAAATCGCTCAGGCCAAACGAGTGATCTTCGACGGGTTCCGGCTCGCCGTTGCAGAAGGCGTACCCAAGGATCGCGCGGGAATTCTGGTCGATGAAGAATTCGGTGCGGGCATTTTGAAAGATGCCGCACGAGAGGGGTATCTGACTGCTTGTCCGGCCGAGCAAAGCGGTCACGACGAATTCGATTTCGAATATGGGGATGATTTCGCCCGTCATATCGAAGCGATCAATCCTACCTTCTGCAAAGTTCTCGTCCGCTACAACCCGGGTTCGGATACCGGATTGAATCAACGGCAGATCAACCGACTCAAGACTCTGTCCGAATATCTTCATTCGACGAATCGCTGGTTTATGTTCGAATTGTTAGTTCCCGCTACACCCGAACAATTGCGAAAAACCGACAACAATTCCAAGAAATATGATCTGCAGTTGCGACCGCAATTGATGGTGCAGGCCATCGAGGAGTTGCAGAAGGGCGGAGTGGAACCGGATGTTTGGAAAATCGAAGGTTTAGATAAACAGGAAGATTGCCAGAAGATTGTGGCCGTGGCACGGCGTGAAGGACGTTCGCGCGTGGGTTGCATCGTTCTGGGCCGTGGGGAGAATGATCAGCACGTCGCGGATTGGCTGAGGATCGCGGCCTCAGTAAACGGGTTTATTGGTTTCGCGGTGGGTCGCACCACCTTTTGGGATCCGCTGAAGAATTTTTTGAACAATCAGATTCAGCGAACTCAGGCGGTCGAACAGATCGGCAATGCTTATAAGGGTTGGGTCGATCTTTTTGAAACCGCGCGGTGA
- a CDS encoding ABC transporter ATP-binding protein: MSIAIRCSDLKKTYPAKPPVEAVRGIDLTVNTGECFGLLGPNGAGKTTTMEMLEGLLDPTSGTLEVLGKTWMDAGDHLRERVGISLQETRLSDKLTVRETLNLFRSFYKQGITVEEAIGIVSLEEKARSYIDKLSGGQKQRLALACGLVGDPELLFLDEPTTGLDPQSRRQVWDIVQQLKSRGRTVLITTHYMDEAERLCDRVSIVDHGKIIALGTPAELIQQAGGSNIIDVTLAQDPHFPESYWHDLPSVRKVAIEGKTIHLTIDETHVTMPRILDMLVKEGCELTGLANRKTTLEDVFVQLTGRHLRDAD; encoded by the coding sequence ATGTCCATAGCCATACGATGCAGCGATCTCAAAAAGACTTATCCTGCCAAGCCGCCTGTGGAGGCCGTGCGGGGGATTGATTTGACCGTAAACACCGGTGAGTGTTTCGGCCTGCTCGGCCCGAATGGAGCCGGGAAAACGACGACGATGGAAATGTTGGAGGGTTTGCTCGATCCAACTTCGGGAACCCTGGAAGTCCTCGGGAAAACCTGGATGGATGCTGGGGATCACCTGCGTGAGCGAGTCGGCATCTCGCTTCAGGAAACTCGGCTGTCGGACAAACTCACCGTTCGCGAAACTCTGAATCTTTTTCGAAGCTTCTATAAGCAGGGTATCACTGTTGAGGAGGCGATTGGGATCGTATCGCTCGAAGAAAAAGCTCGCTCTTATATCGACAAGCTCTCCGGAGGGCAGAAACAACGTCTGGCCCTGGCTTGCGGCCTGGTCGGCGACCCGGAACTGCTGTTTCTCGATGAACCGACCACCGGCCTCGATCCGCAATCACGCCGGCAAGTCTGGGATATCGTACAGCAATTGAAGTCACGAGGACGCACTGTGCTCATCACGACCCATTACATGGACGAGGCCGAGCGTCTTTGTGATAGAGTTTCCATTGTCGATCATGGCAAGATCATTGCACTTGGGACACCGGCCGAGTTGATCCAGCAGGCCGGCGGAAGCAATATCATTGACGTCACACTGGCTCAAGACCCGCACTTTCCGGAATCCTACTGGCACGATCTTCCCAGTGTGCGTAAGGTCGCGATTGAAGGCAAAACCATTCATCTGACCATTGATGAAACGCACGTGACCATGCCCCGAATTCTCGACATGCTGGTGAAAGAGGGCTGCGAATTGACTGGTTTGGCGAATCGCAAAACCACTCTGGAAGATGTCTTCGTTCAATTGACCGGCCGGCATTTACGGGATGCGGATTGA
- the recD2 gene encoding SF1B family DNA helicase RecD2: MANLSGTIDRIIFHNKDNGYVVLRVQAAGFPDSVTVVGNLPTAVAGEFIDAEGDWIVDMTHGRQFKANTIKTTPPHTIQGIEKYLGSGLIQGIGPAFAKKIVAHFKEKTLEIIDQSPTHLSEIKGIGPSKMNKIRRSWEEQRGLREIMVFLQSYGIGQARALRIHKIYGDRAVEMIKQNPYRLTQDIWGIGFKTADEVARNLGLPLNSPQRARAAVRFVLQESSQNGHVGFPEPRVLEQASVLTDIPSEILQSAIQAGIQDDEWIRDRPKPEDLAEAFRNDDMSAGSQENDAWLFLKPLFLAENSIANSLQILRQGEHPLPDIDSEKAMQWVEEKMGIQFAESQKEAIRSTFTEKVIVIRGGPGVGKTTIVRGIIEIFQAKKLTVALGAPTGRAAKRLSESTGQEAKTIHRLLEYDAGLLGFVRDRDNPIDCDLLVVDEASMVDVTLMHHLLRAIPPWACLVIVGDVDQLPSVGPGSVLADLIASKTIKVVQLKEIFRQAAESHIIRAAHAINSGEEPQSSPPGTGDFYFVEANEPPQIIEKMVAMLTERIPAKFGLDPKRDVQVLSPMNKTELGVRNLNQVLQEVLNPRSDTKVELERFGVTFRVGDKVLQTENDYTKEVYNGDIGMIVDIDEEYRELFVQFENKEVKYEYSELDSLVHAFATSIHKSQGSEFPAVIIPLHTQHFVMLKRNLLYTGITRGKKLVVVVGSRKALWLAVRSVDSTQRYSMLRWRLKSPGSQKLEPRQRLNYEVRP, translated from the coding sequence ATGGCCAACCTATCGGGAACGATCGACCGCATTATCTTTCACAACAAGGACAACGGATATGTCGTTCTTCGCGTGCAGGCGGCCGGATTTCCCGATAGCGTCACCGTTGTCGGAAATCTGCCGACGGCTGTGGCCGGAGAGTTCATTGACGCCGAAGGAGACTGGATCGTCGATATGACGCACGGCCGGCAGTTCAAGGCCAATACCATTAAGACCACGCCCCCGCACACCATACAGGGAATTGAAAAATATCTGGGCTCCGGCCTGATTCAGGGAATCGGCCCTGCATTCGCCAAGAAGATCGTCGCTCATTTCAAAGAAAAAACGCTCGAGATCATCGACCAGTCGCCGACGCACCTCTCGGAAATCAAGGGGATCGGCCCTTCGAAGATGAATAAGATCCGCCGAAGCTGGGAAGAGCAGCGCGGTCTGCGCGAGATCATGGTCTTTCTTCAGAGTTACGGGATCGGTCAGGCACGAGCGTTACGAATCCACAAAATCTACGGTGATCGGGCCGTGGAGATGATCAAGCAGAATCCCTACCGGCTGACGCAGGATATCTGGGGGATCGGCTTCAAGACCGCCGATGAAGTGGCGCGCAATTTGGGCCTGCCACTGAATTCGCCGCAACGAGCTCGCGCCGCCGTGCGGTTTGTGTTGCAGGAATCCTCTCAGAACGGACACGTCGGCTTTCCCGAGCCGCGCGTTCTCGAACAAGCGAGTGTGCTGACCGATATTCCTTCTGAGATTCTGCAAAGCGCCATCCAGGCGGGAATTCAGGATGATGAGTGGATTCGGGATCGACCGAAGCCGGAAGATCTGGCGGAAGCCTTCCGCAACGATGACATGTCGGCCGGCAGCCAGGAAAACGACGCCTGGTTGTTCCTGAAGCCCCTGTTTCTGGCCGAGAACAGCATCGCGAATTCCCTGCAAATTCTCCGGCAGGGAGAACATCCTCTACCCGATATCGACAGCGAAAAAGCGATGCAATGGGTCGAAGAGAAAATGGGAATTCAGTTTGCGGAATCCCAGAAGGAAGCGATTCGTTCGACTTTCACGGAGAAAGTGATCGTCATTCGCGGGGGGCCGGGGGTAGGGAAGACCACGATCGTTCGCGGTATCATCGAAATCTTCCAGGCTAAAAAATTGACCGTGGCCTTGGGGGCTCCGACTGGACGTGCGGCCAAGCGATTATCCGAATCCACCGGGCAAGAGGCCAAGACGATCCATCGCTTACTCGAATATGATGCCGGTCTGCTCGGCTTCGTTCGCGATCGGGACAATCCGATTGACTGCGACTTGCTGGTTGTCGACGAAGCTTCAATGGTCGATGTGACTTTGATGCACCATCTTTTGCGGGCTATCCCTCCCTGGGCTTGTCTGGTGATCGTCGGTGATGTGGATCAGTTGCCTTCCGTTGGTCCGGGATCGGTGTTGGCCGACCTCATCGCCTCCAAAACCATCAAAGTCGTACAACTCAAGGAGATTTTTCGCCAGGCGGCCGAGAGCCATATCATTCGCGCGGCCCACGCCATCAATAGCGGCGAAGAACCGCAATCTTCGCCACCCGGTACCGGCGATTTTTACTTCGTTGAAGCTAATGAACCGCCCCAGATCATCGAGAAGATGGTGGCCATGCTGACGGAACGCATCCCGGCCAAATTCGGGCTGGATCCCAAGCGGGATGTGCAGGTCCTTTCGCCGATGAACAAGACCGAACTCGGCGTTCGCAATCTGAATCAAGTGTTGCAGGAAGTTCTCAACCCCCGTTCGGATACCAAGGTCGAACTGGAAAGGTTTGGCGTAACATTCCGCGTGGGAGATAAGGTTCTTCAGACTGAAAATGATTACACCAAAGAGGTATACAACGGCGACATCGGTATGATCGTCGATATCGACGAGGAGTACCGCGAACTGTTCGTACAGTTCGAAAACAAGGAAGTGAAGTACGAGTATTCCGAGCTCGATTCGCTGGTCCATGCGTTTGCTACGAGCATCCATAAATCCCAGGGAAGTGAGTTTCCGGCCGTAATTATTCCCCTTCATACACAACATTTTGTCATGTTGAAGCGGAATTTGCTTTACACGGGCATCACGCGCGGAAAAAAATTGGTCGTCGTGGTCGGGAGCCGGAAAGCGTTGTGGCTGGCCGTTCGTTCGGTCGATTCCACGCAGCGATATTCGATGCTTCGCTGGCGGTTGAAATCTCCAGGCTCTCAGAAACTCGAACCCCGGCAGCGTCTGAATTACGAGGTCCGGCCATGA
- a CDS encoding YicC/YloC family endoribonuclease produces the protein MLHSMTGFGEARHEGDSFSLLVELRAVNNRYLKVTVRGPDPYPLLEAEVEKVIRRTIKRGTLLVQVRINRQDGRGEYRLNSTALLSYLKQVESVLLQANMPQYAPALMPGVLQLPGVAQETSLEGHPSETEWKLFEDVLSQAVHRLQQMRVEEGRAMALELQRLRAAIVEQLNSIREQTPRVVGLFRNRLKDRLASVLKEEKVAVSEENLIREVALFADRCDINEEIARLDSHLVQFDNVIEKESDSPGRKLEFLVQEMGREVNTIGSKASDSAISRLVVEIKAKLENIRELIQNVE, from the coding sequence GTGCTCCACAGCATGACGGGTTTCGGTGAGGCTCGCCATGAAGGGGATTCGTTTTCCCTTCTGGTGGAACTTCGCGCGGTCAATAATCGCTATTTAAAAGTCACGGTACGAGGCCCCGATCCCTATCCTCTGCTGGAAGCGGAGGTGGAAAAAGTCATCCGCCGGACCATCAAACGAGGCACTCTTCTCGTCCAAGTCCGCATCAATCGACAGGATGGCAGAGGGGAATATCGTCTCAATTCCACTGCGTTACTCTCTTACCTGAAACAGGTGGAATCGGTTCTGTTACAGGCCAATATGCCTCAATACGCTCCGGCTTTGATGCCTGGAGTGCTGCAATTACCGGGGGTTGCTCAGGAGACCAGCCTCGAGGGGCATCCTTCCGAGACGGAATGGAAATTATTCGAGGATGTGCTCAGTCAAGCCGTCCATCGGTTGCAGCAGATGCGGGTGGAAGAAGGTCGGGCGATGGCCCTGGAGCTCCAACGACTGCGTGCGGCCATCGTCGAGCAGTTGAATTCGATTCGCGAACAGACGCCACGGGTGGTGGGTCTTTTCCGAAACCGGTTGAAAGACCGGCTGGCGAGCGTTCTGAAAGAAGAGAAAGTGGCGGTTTCCGAGGAAAATCTGATCCGGGAAGTCGCTCTGTTTGCCGACCGCTGCGACATCAACGAAGAAATTGCACGCCTGGACAGCCATCTGGTTCAGTTCGATAATGTGATCGAAAAAGAGAGCGATTCACCCGGCAGAAAACTGGAATTTCTGGTTCAGGAAATGGGTCGGGAAGTGAATACCATCGGCTCGAAGGCCAGCGATTCCGCCATCTCCCGACTGGTGGTGGAGATCAAAGCGAAGCTAGAGAATATTCGGGAATTGATTCAGAACGTGGAATAA
- a CDS encoding ABC transporter substrate-binding protein: protein MRFIRCIFPLLLILATGCRGGTKPEAIVLAQIYTAPEELRAVEFALQDLEKKEKGWPLGRPIKVVEIEARSEPSDFEAQTIRVAQLNKPPAMIGASVESEVQSMIRGLSSEPIIALSPTRAERTVTQPNVFHLSPSPKQSVDLIMEWIGKQSPRKKIALRDNKSEDPQILFGDLRQRITDHSELKLVNQDFEILILSGDLFEVTGLLAGEDPNSRFKTPAKGLQILYLGPIALESENFKHLQTQLKKDGISLHNLNFESYRADQKALAKRYQDKFGTEPGTTFYETYAALEIIAEAIVRANQSSAARMREELLKKEKPFETILGPVSFEADQSIRYRNVQIVPLP from the coding sequence ATGCGGTTTATTCGCTGTATTTTCCCACTTTTGCTAATTCTAGCGACCGGCTGCCGCGGTGGAACAAAGCCCGAAGCTATTGTGCTGGCTCAAATTTATACTGCGCCCGAAGAGTTGCGGGCCGTCGAATTTGCCCTGCAAGATCTGGAGAAGAAAGAGAAAGGATGGCCGCTGGGACGTCCGATCAAGGTTGTGGAAATCGAAGCCCGCTCGGAACCTTCGGATTTTGAAGCTCAAACGATTCGCGTGGCTCAGCTTAACAAGCCTCCGGCTATGATCGGCGCCAGCGTCGAATCGGAAGTGCAGTCGATGATACGCGGTCTGAGTTCGGAGCCGATTATCGCTCTGAGCCCGACGCGAGCGGAGCGTACTGTTACCCAACCGAATGTGTTCCATTTGTCACCCTCGCCGAAGCAGAGTGTGGATCTAATCATGGAATGGATCGGCAAACAATCTCCGCGGAAGAAGATTGCGTTGCGAGATAATAAGAGTGAAGATCCCCAGATACTTTTCGGAGATCTCCGTCAGCGGATCACAGATCACAGCGAACTGAAACTGGTCAACCAGGATTTTGAAATCCTGATTCTTTCGGGCGACCTTTTCGAAGTCACGGGGTTACTCGCGGGCGAAGATCCCAACTCCCGCTTCAAGACGCCAGCGAAGGGACTGCAGATTCTTTACCTGGGACCAATTGCCCTGGAGTCGGAAAACTTCAAACACCTTCAAACGCAGCTGAAAAAAGATGGAATATCGCTACACAATCTGAATTTCGAATCGTATCGGGCAGATCAGAAAGCTTTGGCCAAACGCTACCAGGACAAATTTGGTACCGAACCGGGAACGACTTTCTACGAAACCTATGCCGCCCTGGAGATCATCGCAGAAGCCATCGTACGCGCCAATCAGAGCAGCGCGGCCCGGATGCGGGAAGAATTATTGAAAAAAGAAAAGCCTTTCGAAACGATTTTGGGACCCGTCAGTTTCGAGGCCGATCAGAGTATCCGATATAGAAACGTCCAGATTGTGCCGTTGCCCTGA
- the gmk gene encoding guanylate kinase has translation MTAPAIIISGPSGIGKSSVIARLLETCRYPLRMSISATTRSPRKGEKEGQHYHYWNVEQFQLGIRENRFLEWARVYEKDYYGTLIEEVEPFRNKGIGVVLEIDVQGAAQVREKLTDTFSVFLLAPLSVYESRLRSRGTETEEAIQRRLRAAQTEIPRMKEYNLTLVNDNLDETVERIRAEVELRFTESR, from the coding sequence ATGACGGCACCGGCGATCATCATCTCCGGACCGAGTGGAATCGGCAAATCGAGTGTTATCGCGCGTCTGCTGGAAACCTGCCGGTATCCTTTAAGAATGTCGATATCGGCGACAACCCGATCCCCGCGTAAAGGCGAAAAAGAAGGACAACATTACCACTATTGGAACGTCGAGCAGTTTCAGCTGGGTATCCGGGAGAACCGCTTCCTCGAATGGGCCCGGGTTTACGAAAAGGATTACTACGGCACGCTGATCGAGGAAGTCGAACCGTTTCGGAATAAAGGGATTGGAGTGGTGCTGGAGATCGACGTCCAGGGAGCTGCGCAGGTCCGGGAGAAGCTGACGGATACCTTTTCTGTATTCCTGCTGGCCCCGTTGAGCGTTTACGAAAGCCGACTTCGCAGCCGGGGGACCGAAACGGAAGAAGCCATACAGAGACGATTGCGGGCGGCGCAGACCGAAATTCCGCGGATGAAAGAATACAATCTGACTTTGGTGAACGACAATCTGGATGAAACCGTAGAACGTATACGGGCTGAGGTAGAGCTACGCTTTACCGAATCCCGGTAG
- a CDS encoding DNA-directed RNA polymerase subunit omega, giving the protein MIDELKEEEIVNRVGGRFKLSTLMQKRMVALNTGAKPLVSTRTEDRMAIVVEEILQGKIFLDTEGNLQTLESDLPPIEGAVDEQLG; this is encoded by the coding sequence ATGATCGATGAATTGAAGGAAGAAGAAATCGTGAATCGCGTCGGCGGCCGCTTTAAGCTGTCCACGCTGATGCAGAAACGCATGGTGGCCTTGAACACGGGTGCAAAACCGCTCGTAAGCACGCGAACTGAAGATCGCATGGCCATTGTGGTCGAAGAAATTCTGCAAGGAAAGATATTTCTGGATACCGAAGGGAATCTCCAGACCCTGGAATCGGATCTTCCGCCGATCGAAGGGGCAGTTGACGAACAATTGGGCTGA
- the secG gene encoding preprotein translocase subunit SecG, which produces MSLLAASFWSHLLNIIIILLGLFLMLVILIQRGKGGGLAGAFGAAGGSSAFGAKAGDQFTKFTIIVAGIWVLALMVHVRVAKYDGAHPETAQIATQQ; this is translated from the coding sequence GTGTCACTGTTAGCTGCTTCGTTCTGGTCGCACCTGCTGAATATTATCATCATTCTGCTGGGCTTATTCCTGATGTTGGTCATTCTGATCCAACGAGGTAAGGGGGGCGGTCTGGCAGGAGCCTTCGGTGCGGCGGGGGGATCCAGCGCGTTCGGGGCAAAAGCTGGAGACCAGTTTACCAAATTTACCATTATTGTTGCGGGAATTTGGGTTCTGGCGCTGATGGTGCACGTCCGGGTGGCCAAATACGATGGCGCGCATCCGGAAACCGCACAAATCGCCACGCAGCAGTGA